From a region of the Candidatus Amarolinea dominans genome:
- a CDS encoding winged helix-turn-helix domain-containing protein: MPDRMLRRDGAFLRRDESQVVWRYLNAQECCSVVGISNIGKSALLRMICLPESQQGMDGPGRDAIFVYVDCNRMLGLNDQGFYELVLRCLQDTLRRQAVPDTLLRTLRNAYEALINPHSPFHVPLSFNQGLTAVLDGLGRKLVIVFDEFDEVLTRVEGRVFLNLRALKDQYRRGLTFMTATNESLPLLRRDEAIDEFIELFTHHTYYLPPLNSTDAADMIHQVAKELNVTFSGRDVDFVLDWAGGHIGLIEATCGVLGSLTGAPLRDASQDWIIQREAAQRLPRNMTVQTECGKIWAGLSEIERGALMDLSTPGGEAPLPAIAALRSKHLLLGDNDEAPRPFCRLFGQFLAQQSALVRPGAQGVRVDVGTGEVTVDGRTTEALTNLEYRLLLLLYGQLGKICDKYQVVEAVWGQDYMDTVDDARIEKLVSRLRAKIEPDPTNPRYLMTLRGRGYKLVGAV, from the coding sequence ATGCCCGATCGCATGTTGCGTCGTGACGGCGCCTTTCTGCGCCGCGATGAATCACAAGTTGTCTGGCGTTATCTGAATGCCCAGGAGTGCTGTTCCGTGGTGGGCATCAGCAACATCGGCAAATCGGCCCTGCTGCGCATGATTTGCCTGCCAGAATCCCAGCAGGGCATGGACGGCCCGGGTCGTGACGCCATTTTCGTCTATGTTGACTGCAATCGGATGCTGGGCCTGAACGACCAGGGTTTCTATGAGCTGGTCCTGCGCTGCCTGCAAGATACCCTGCGCAGACAGGCCGTGCCCGATACACTGCTGCGCACGCTGCGTAATGCATACGAAGCACTCATCAATCCCCACAGCCCGTTTCATGTGCCACTGAGCTTCAACCAAGGGCTGACCGCGGTGCTCGACGGGCTGGGACGCAAGCTGGTGATCGTTTTCGATGAGTTCGACGAAGTCCTGACCCGCGTCGAAGGCCGTGTCTTTCTCAATCTGCGCGCGCTGAAGGATCAATACCGGCGTGGACTGACCTTCATGACGGCCACCAACGAAAGTCTGCCTCTGCTGCGCCGCGACGAGGCGATTGACGAATTCATCGAATTGTTTACGCATCACACCTACTACTTGCCGCCGCTTAACTCAACCGATGCAGCTGATATGATTCACCAGGTGGCCAAAGAGCTGAACGTGACGTTTAGCGGTCGCGATGTGGATTTCGTCCTCGACTGGGCCGGCGGTCACATCGGTTTGATCGAAGCGACTTGCGGCGTGCTCGGCAGCCTGACCGGCGCGCCCTTGCGCGATGCCAGCCAGGATTGGATCATTCAGCGCGAAGCGGCCCAACGCCTGCCGCGCAACATGACAGTGCAGACCGAGTGCGGCAAAATCTGGGCCGGCCTGAGCGAAATCGAACGTGGTGCGCTGATGGACTTGAGCACTCCAGGTGGAGAGGCGCCGCTGCCCGCGATTGCCGCCCTGCGCAGCAAGCATCTGTTGCTGGGGGACAATGACGAGGCGCCGCGCCCGTTTTGCCGCCTGTTCGGCCAGTTCCTGGCGCAGCAAAGCGCCCTGGTGCGCCCCGGCGCGCAGGGCGTGCGCGTGGACGTGGGAACCGGCGAGGTGACGGTGGATGGTCGCACCACGGAGGCGCTGACCAACCTGGAATATCGCCTGCTGCTCTTGCTCTACGGGCAGTTGGGCAAGATCTGTGACAAGTACCAGGTGGTGGAGGCGGTGTGGGGACAAGATTACATGGATACGGTGGACGATGCGCGTATCGAAAAACTGGTCAGTCGCCTGCGCGCCAAGATCGAACCGGATCCGACGAATCCACGTTACCTGATGACCCTGCGCGGACGCGGTTACAAGCTGGTGGGCGCCGTCTAG
- a CDS encoding molybdopterin-dependent oxidoreductase yields MHIHLTLNGEQTTWDTAPHELLLTALRRAGMWSVKHGCETGECGACAVLLDGKLINTCTRLAVQAHGAAIETLEHLAPDQPGRRDNDLHAPSPQATLHPLQRAFIETGAIQCGFCTPAQLLAAKALLDQNSEPDEAQVREAIAGVLCRCTGYARPVQAVLRAAAQLRGEPVPPVEMPAITVGGLADQQPHAPPDDTPEFPDDSFGGRPVDTLTRTRLPVMVVAQPETHVVNKAETKVDAVKLAKGRPVFTDDMTLPGMLHAALLTSPHAHARIRSIEVAAARALEGVHAVLTHQDVSRVMYASGGQSYPQPHPYDQVSLDSKVRHVGDRVAVVAAETPEIAQRALALIEVDYDVLPAVLDPLAAMQEGAPQIHDEADAVGIHDAAHNRSHHIHVKHGDLEKGFAEAAWTFEHEYRVHQVQQAAIEPHACITYWDEDDRLVVRTSTQVPFHVRRIIAPLLGLPLRRIRVIKPRIGGGFGVKQEVLLEDLCAHLTIATGRPVRFEYTRAQEFSSARSRHPQIIRVKTAVRRDGTLAAMRIKTVADTGAYGTHGLTVQMVSGFRGLSTYRLGAAEFDCDVVYTNKPTPGAYRGYGAPQALFALECHLEEIAAAIGWDPIEFKRKNWVRAGDEIMMARAMGEGREGFAQWVTSNGLEECVQEGMRAMDWERKTLPGFHTPYPDRPHIRRGLGVALCMHGTGIAGLDMGAASLKLNDDGSFNLLVGATDLGTGSDTVLAQICAETLGVPLRDIIIFSSDTDFTPFDTGAYASSTTYISGGAVLKAAEQVRDQIVEHAVKHLLPGADAERVWLEDQHVCAPDGRKVSLEKVALHATHQADQHQIMATASHMSYVSPPPFAAQFVEADVDTETGQVTVNRLLMAVDCGVAINPLTAAGQVEGGMVQALGYAHCEEMVYDDEGRLLNPRFGPYRIYQADEMPQLDVILVQTYEPSGPYGAKAIAEIPKDGVAPALANAIYDATGVRIRQLPFTPERVWRALQAASA; encoded by the coding sequence ATGCACATCCACCTTACGCTCAATGGCGAACAGACGACCTGGGACACGGCGCCCCATGAATTGCTCCTGACCGCGCTGCGCCGGGCCGGCATGTGGAGCGTCAAGCACGGCTGCGAGACGGGCGAGTGCGGCGCCTGCGCCGTGCTCCTCGATGGCAAACTGATCAACACCTGCACCCGCCTGGCCGTCCAAGCCCACGGCGCCGCCATCGAAACGTTGGAACACCTGGCGCCTGATCAACCCGGCCGGCGCGACAACGACCTGCACGCGCCATCTCCGCAGGCCACGCTGCACCCGCTGCAGCGCGCCTTCATTGAAACAGGCGCCATCCAGTGCGGCTTCTGTACCCCGGCCCAACTGCTGGCCGCCAAGGCCCTGCTCGATCAAAATTCAGAGCCTGACGAGGCCCAGGTGCGTGAGGCCATCGCCGGCGTGCTCTGTCGTTGCACCGGCTACGCCCGTCCCGTGCAGGCCGTGCTGCGCGCGGCCGCGCAACTGCGCGGTGAGCCTGTGCCGCCGGTTGAGATGCCCGCAATCACCGTGGGCGGCCTGGCCGACCAACAGCCGCACGCGCCGCCAGACGACACCCCGGAGTTCCCGGATGACTCCTTCGGCGGACGCCCTGTGGACACCCTGACGCGCACGCGCCTGCCGGTGATGGTCGTTGCCCAGCCCGAAACGCACGTGGTCAACAAGGCTGAGACCAAGGTGGATGCGGTCAAGCTGGCGAAAGGCCGTCCGGTCTTCACCGATGACATGACCCTGCCGGGGATGCTGCACGCGGCCCTGCTGACCAGCCCCCATGCCCACGCCCGTATCCGCTCCATCGAAGTGGCCGCGGCGCGCGCGTTGGAAGGCGTCCACGCGGTGCTGACCCATCAGGATGTGTCGCGCGTGATGTACGCCAGCGGCGGGCAGAGCTACCCGCAGCCCCACCCCTACGATCAGGTGTCGCTCGACAGCAAGGTGCGTCATGTCGGCGACCGCGTGGCGGTGGTGGCGGCCGAAACACCAGAGATCGCCCAGCGCGCGCTGGCGTTGATCGAAGTGGATTACGATGTGCTGCCGGCCGTTCTTGACCCCCTGGCCGCTATGCAAGAGGGCGCGCCGCAGATTCATGATGAAGCAGACGCAGTGGGCATCCACGACGCTGCGCACAATCGCTCGCATCACATCCATGTCAAGCATGGTGATCTGGAAAAAGGCTTTGCCGAAGCTGCCTGGACCTTCGAGCACGAATACCGCGTGCATCAGGTGCAACAGGCCGCCATCGAACCGCACGCCTGCATCACCTATTGGGACGAGGACGATCGCCTGGTGGTGCGCACGAGCACGCAGGTGCCTTTTCATGTGCGCCGCATCATCGCGCCGCTGCTGGGCCTGCCCTTGCGCCGCATCCGCGTCATCAAGCCGCGCATCGGCGGTGGCTTCGGCGTCAAACAGGAAGTGCTCCTGGAGGACCTCTGCGCACATCTGACCATTGCCACCGGCCGGCCGGTGCGCTTCGAATACACGCGCGCCCAAGAGTTCAGCAGCGCCCGCTCACGCCATCCGCAGATCATCCGCGTCAAGACGGCCGTGCGCAGGGATGGCACCCTGGCCGCCATGCGCATCAAGACCGTGGCCGACACCGGTGCGTACGGCACGCACGGCCTGACCGTACAGATGGTCAGCGGGTTCCGCGGCCTCAGCACCTATCGCCTGGGCGCGGCCGAGTTCGACTGTGACGTGGTTTACACCAACAAACCAACGCCCGGCGCGTACCGTGGTTATGGCGCGCCGCAGGCCCTATTCGCATTGGAGTGCCACCTGGAGGAAATCGCGGCCGCCATCGGCTGGGACCCCATCGAGTTCAAGCGCAAGAATTGGGTGCGCGCCGGCGATGAGATCATGATGGCGCGGGCAATGGGCGAGGGACGCGAAGGCTTTGCGCAATGGGTCACCAGCAACGGCCTGGAGGAATGCGTGCAAGAGGGCATGCGGGCAATGGACTGGGAACGCAAGACATTGCCGGGCTTCCACACCCCGTACCCTGATCGTCCTCACATTCGCCGCGGCCTGGGCGTTGCGCTCTGTATGCACGGCACCGGCATCGCCGGCCTGGACATGGGCGCAGCCAGCCTCAAGCTCAACGACGACGGCAGTTTCAACCTGCTCGTCGGCGCCACTGACCTGGGCACCGGCTCCGACACCGTCCTGGCCCAAATTTGCGCCGAAACGTTGGGCGTGCCGCTGCGTGACATCATCATCTTCTCGTCCGACACCGACTTTACGCCCTTCGATACCGGCGCCTACGCGTCCAGCACCACCTACATTTCGGGCGGGGCGGTGCTCAAGGCTGCCGAGCAGGTCAGAGACCAGATCGTCGAGCACGCGGTCAAACATCTGCTGCCGGGCGCGGACGCCGAGCGAGTGTGGTTGGAGGATCAGCACGTCTGCGCGCCAGATGGGCGCAAGGTCAGCCTGGAAAAAGTAGCCCTGCACGCCACGCATCAGGCCGATCAGCATCAAATCATGGCGACGGCCAGCCACATGAGTTACGTCAGCCCGCCACCCTTCGCCGCGCAGTTTGTCGAAGCCGATGTGGATACAGAAACGGGTCAGGTGACGGTGAACCGGCTGTTGATGGCGGTTGACTGCGGCGTGGCGATCAACCCGTTGACCGCGGCCGGCCAGGTGGAAGGCGGCATGGTGCAGGCGCTCGGCTATGCCCACTGCGAGGAGATGGTCTACGACGACGAAGGGCGCCTGCTAAACCCGCGCTTCGGGCCTTACCGCATCTACCAGGCCGACGAGATGCCCCAACTCGATGTCATCCTGGTGCAGACCTACGAGCCGAGCGGGCCATACGGCGCCAAAGCGATAGCTGAGATTCCCAAAGATGGCGTGGCGCCCGCGTTGGCCAACGCCATTTACGACGCCACCGGCGTGCGCATCCGCCAACTCCCCTTCACCCCGGAGCGGGTGTGGCGCGCGCTGCAAGCCGCATCAGCCTGA
- a CDS encoding PIN domain-containing protein: MRRIFVDANVLIAGAASPTGASNAVMRMAEIGLFTLVVSRQVLDEVERNLRKKLPQALPTFAALLATMRLEVVADPSPGETERWEHLIETKDAPILTAAVNAAVDRFLTLNPKDFTPNVADQSGLLIQAPGEFVSQLRALIDAGLQTDSSG; the protein is encoded by the coding sequence ATGCGTAGAATCTTCGTTGACGCGAACGTTTTGATCGCTGGCGCGGCCTCACCCACTGGCGCCAGCAACGCTGTCATGAGGATGGCCGAGATCGGGCTGTTCACCCTCGTGGTCTCGCGCCAGGTGCTGGATGAAGTAGAGCGCAACTTACGCAAGAAGCTGCCTCAGGCCCTCCCGACGTTTGCCGCGCTGCTCGCTACCATGCGTCTTGAGGTCGTTGCCGATCCATCGCCTGGCGAGACAGAGCGATGGGAACACCTGATCGAGACCAAAGACGCACCGATTCTGACAGCCGCGGTCAACGCTGCCGTGGATCGTTTTCTAACGCTCAATCCCAAGGACTTCACACCCAATGTGGCCGATCAGAGCGGTCTGCTGATCCAAGCACCGGGCGAGTTTGTAAGCCAGCTACGCGCGTTGATTGATGCCGGGCTGCAAACGGATAGCTCAGGCTGA